The segment TTTGCCGCAATCTTGCGTTTCACCTCAGACTCCTTTGTCCCCGGTAGTGCTGCGTGCGCTCTGATCGATCGAGCGGTACCGAGTGAATCAGGGGGTTGAAAGCGGTGGAAGGCATTCCGTGCTGTGAATTGGGTGTCAGGATTCGCATGGGATCCATAGGCGCAAGTGCCGTAGTGTCGACACATCAGTCAATACGGCCTCCCCGCTGTGCCGGCCTCCTGCCGTCGGATCGTGGGCGCCGCCTGCGCCCCGGTCGGGTGGGTGGTTGCGGGTGCGTCGGCGTCAGCAGGCGAGGGGGGTGTTCCCCCACCCCGCCCCTTCCCGAAACCGGGCTCCGCCCGGACCCGCCGGGGGCAAGCCCCCGGGCCCCCGAACGCCCTACGGGCGTGTCCTCAAACGCCGGACGGGCTGAAACTTGCCGTCCCGGCCGGGAGGGGACATGCCGGGGTTCTCCCGCAGCGCGACGAGCGAGGATCCCGGTTAGGGACTGGGTCGACCAGAGTCACGAGCGCCGAGGAGAGATCCCCGGTGGTGGCCCCGACCCACGGCCAACCCAGCCCGTCCGGCGCTTGAGGACGGAACCGCCAACCACGACCGACGGCACCGCAACGACCCCGGTGCAGGCGGCACCGCCCGCGCGACCCGTCCGGCGCTTGAGGACGGAACCCTCGACCACGGCCGACCGTCAGACCCCGCCCAGGCCCGTGACGCGCATCGTGATGTTGAGCCGGCCGCCGGCCAACCCGCTCGCCGGATCGCCCGTGCCCGGGTAAACCCGCGGCACACCGTGGTAGGCGTAGCGGGAGGGTCCGCCGAGGACGAAGAGGTCGCCGGAGGCGAGGTGGATGTCGGTCCAGGGACGGTTACGGCCTGCCGTGTTGCCGAGGCGGAAGACGCAGGTGTCGCCGATGCTGAGGGAGACGACGGAGGCGTCGGAGCGTTCGTCCTTGTCCTGGTGCATGCCCATTTTCGCGGCGCCGTCGTAGAAGTTGATCAGGGCGGTGTCCGGGGCGTAGCCCTCCCCGGCGGCCGGGTCCTCGTAGGCGGCGGCGAGGGCCCGCCTGCCGAGGTCGGCCATCCAGTCGGGGAATTCGGCGACCCGGGCGCCGTTCACATCCTCGGCCGTGCGGCTGTAGGCGTACGGGCGCCAGTGCCAGCCGACGCAGACCGTGCGCACGGACATGACGCCGCCGTTCGGCAGCCTCGTGTGCCGCATCGGCACCGGCCCGGCCGCCCAGCGGCGGCAGGCGTCGACCAGCTCGCGCTGCTGGTCCAGGCTCAGCCAGCCGGGCACGTGCACGGCGCCGGGCGCGATCTCGGCGGGGAAGAGGGCCGAGGCAGCCGGGGTGGCGCGCTTCATGCCGGTGCCTTCATGCCCGTGCGGCGCATTCGAGCTCCAGGAGCTGCCGCTTGCGCTCCAGGCCGGCCGCGTATCCGGTGAGCGCGCCGCTCGCGCCGATGACCCGGTGGCAGGGGCGTACGACCAGCAGCGGGTTGGCGCCGATCGCGGTGCCCACCGCGCGGACCGCGGCCCGCGAGACGCCGATGTCCTCGGCGATGCGCCCGTAGGTGGTGGTGACGCCGTATGGGATGGCCTCCACGGCCTTCCAGACCTGCTGCTGGAAGTCGGTGCCGCCGGTGGTGAACTCGATGTCGAAGCCGGTGCGCTCGCCCGCGAAGTACGAGCGAAGCTGACCGGCGATGACGGTGAAGGCCGCCGCGTCCTCGGTCCAGTCGTCCCGGACGACGGCGGCGGAGCGCTGGCCGGGCAGCGAGAGGGAGGTCAGCGCGGTGCCGCCGTCAGCCGTCCCGGACGGCTGACCCACGAGCAGCGCAGGGCCCAGGGGGCTGTCGATGTGCGTGTAGAGCGGCATCGCGGTTGTTCCTTTCTCCGGCCGGGCGTCTTCACACCCCACTGTGCCGCAGGCCGCCGCCCACACGCTGGCGGCTTTCGGACGTCACGCTCCCACGGCGCCGTCCAGGTGCGGGAGGAGGTGGTCCAGGCGCTCGCGCTTGGTGAGCAGATAGGCGAGGTTCTCCTCGCTCGGCTCCATGAGCAGCGGCACCTGCTCGGCGACCGTGACGCCGTGCCGCTCCAGCGCCTCGCTCTTGCGCGGGTTGTTCGACAGCAGCCGTACGGACCGCACCCCGAGGTCGTGCAGGATCTCCGCCGCCACCCGGTAGTCGCGGGCGTCGGCCGGGTGGCCGAGGGCGAGATTGGCCTCGACGGTGTCCAGGCCCTCCTCCTGGAGCTTCATGGCCTGGAGCTTGGCCAGCAGGCCGATGCCGCGCCCCTCGTGGCCCCGGAGGTAGACGAGAACGCCCCGTCCCTCGCGCGCGATGGCGCGCAGCGAGGCGGACAGCTGATCGCCGCAGTCGCAATGCCTGGACCCGAGGACATCTCCGGTCAGGCACTCCGAATGCAGGCGGGTAAGCGCTCCCTCTCCCGCGACGTCCCCGAATACCAGGGCTATTTGCTCTTCCCCCCGGTCGGGGTCCAGGTAGCCGACCGCGAGAAAACTGCCGTACTTGGTGGACAGCCGGATACTCGTCACGCGGTCGATCGCTGACGGGCGAGCAACGACGTCGAACGCTACATCAGTTTCAGTCATACGCCGATCTTATCCGCCAACTCGCCGACCGTGTGCGCGATAACAACATTGCC is part of the Streptomyces sp. NBC_01262 genome and harbors:
- a CDS encoding methylated-DNA--[protein]-cysteine S-methyltransferase, yielding MPLYTHIDSPLGPALLVGQPSGTADGGTALTSLSLPGQRSAAVVRDDWTEDAAAFTVIAGQLRSYFAGERTGFDIEFTTGGTDFQQQVWKAVEAIPYGVTTTYGRIAEDIGVSRAAVRAVGTAIGANPLLVVRPCHRVIGASGALTGYAAGLERKRQLLELECAARA
- the ribA gene encoding GTP cyclohydrolase II, which codes for MTETDVAFDVVARPSAIDRVTSIRLSTKYGSFLAVGYLDPDRGEEQIALVFGDVAGEGALTRLHSECLTGDVLGSRHCDCGDQLSASLRAIAREGRGVLVYLRGHEGRGIGLLAKLQAMKLQEEGLDTVEANLALGHPADARDYRVAAEILHDLGVRSVRLLSNNPRKSEALERHGVTVAEQVPLLMEPSEENLAYLLTKRERLDHLLPHLDGAVGA
- a CDS encoding alpha-ketoglutarate-dependent dioxygenase AlkB family protein — encoded protein: MKRATPAASALFPAEIAPGAVHVPGWLSLDQQRELVDACRRWAAGPVPMRHTRLPNGGVMSVRTVCVGWHWRPYAYSRTAEDVNGARVAEFPDWMADLGRRALAAAYEDPAAGEGYAPDTALINFYDGAAKMGMHQDKDERSDASVVSLSIGDTCVFRLGNTAGRNRPWTDIHLASGDLFVLGGPSRYAYHGVPRVYPGTGDPASGLAGGRLNITMRVTGLGGV